The Scomber japonicus isolate fScoJap1 chromosome 8, fScoJap1.pri, whole genome shotgun sequence genome has a segment encoding these proteins:
- the zgc:162144 gene encoding RD3 domain-containing protein — translation MFPWSAVFTLEPKVPGHRTPEELVTNTLMLELGAMVKRTERIRLERATEGRRRRRSSSSAADYSWLANAPTTQPYQLTPNDLLELQDLCAKVPPAQCGPVIVRFRRMVSQMEPEVHEVPRVFRTVLHDCVDEVTGNDEMQPDDVVEKQQRSKSLSFITFRSKFRSGQLFKGSNLSGSRGNLQQNLDWSDEEGDDGEREEEVIQARARKGRSRSMPDISPMEQSSQR, via the exons ATGTTTCCTTGGTCCGCCGTGTTCACCCTTGAGCCCAAAGTGCCTGGCCACCGCACCCCCGAGGAGTTAGTCACCAATACTCTGATGCTGGAGCTGGGGGCCATGGTGAAGCGCACCGAACGCATCCGTCTGGAGCGGGCGACAGAgggccgccgccgccgccgcagCTCATCCTCCGCGGCTGATTACAGCTGGCTGGCCAACGCACCGACCACACAGCCCTATCAGCTGACCCCCAATGACCTCCTGGAGCTGCAGGATCTCTGTGCCAAGGTCCCTCCTGCACAGTGCGGCCCTGTGATCgtcag GTTTAGGCGCATGGTATCACAGATGGAGCCTGAGGTTCATGAGGTGCCCAGAGTGTTTCGCACAGTGCTGCACGACTGTGTGGACGAGGTTACTGGAAATGATGAGATGCAGCCGGACGACGTGGTAGAAAAGCAGCAGCGGAGCAAGAGCCTCTCCTTCATTACTTTCCGCTCCAAGTTCCGTTCAGGCCAGTTATTCAAGGGCAGCAACCTGAGTGGCTCCAGAGGGAACCTGCAGCAGAATCTGGATTGGTCCGACGAGGAGGGCGATGacggagaaagggaggaagaagtaattCAGGCCAGGGCGAGGAAGGGAAGGAGCAGGAGCATGCCAGACATCTCCCCTATGGAGCAAAGTTCCCAGCggtga